The DNA window CTTTAATACTCCTTTTTAAAATTAATAGATTTTGATTTTAATAAAATTATTGTTTCAAAAAGTGCAAATATCTACTTTTTAGCAGAATTACGAAGAAGTATCTCATAATATTTCTAAAATAAAAAGTTAAACTTCCCTGACTGCCTGGCTTTCAGTGAGTTTCTATCGCTTCATTTTTTGTGGTTTCAACATATTTTCCGGATTAAGCATCGTCTCAAGCTCATCTTTGGTCATCAGATTTTGTTCGAGCACAAGATTGTAAACGCTTTTACCGCTTTCAAGGGCATCTTTCGCCAGCTTGTTGGAAACGTCGTAACCAAGGAAAGGCACCAATGCCGTCACCAGACCAATGCTGTTTTCGACCATTTTGCGACAATGTTCTTCGTTGGCAGTAATGCCATTGATACAACGATACATGAAGGTGTTCATTCCGTTTTTGAGCATCTCGATAGACTCAAGGATACTGTGTACCATCACAGGTTCCATCACGTTGAGCTCAAGCTGACCGGCTTCTGCTGCCAATGTTACGGTGAGGTCGTTCCCAATTACTTTAAAAGCTATCTGATTGACCACCTCCGGAATTACGGGGTTTACTTTGCCGGGCATGATAGAGCTTCCGGGCTGCATCGGTGGCAGATTGATCTCGTTGAGGCCAGCACGGGGACCTGAAGCGAGTAGACGCAGGTCGTTGGAGATTTTGGAGAGTTTTATTGCCAGGCGTTTTACGGCTGACGAATACATCACAAAAGCGCCAGTGTCTTGGGTAGCTTCCACAAGGTTTTCGGCCAATTGCAAATCCAGGCCTGTGATCTCGCGCAGATGCACAATCACTTTGTCGCTATATTCCGGATCGCTGTTGATTCCAGTTCCGATGGCGGTAGCGCCCATATTTACTTCCAGGAAAAGACGTGCATTCTGGTCAAGTCTTCCAATCTCTTCTTCAAGAGTTACAGCATAAGCTTCAAAAGCCTGCCCCAAAGTCATAGGAACAGCATCCTGCAGTTGTGTACGTCCCATTTTGATGACGTGTGCAAATTCGCGCGACTTTTTGCGGAAAGCAGCAATAAGATTCATCAGCACATTTATCAACCGCTTGTTGCTGTTGATGAGCGCTATTTTTACGGCAGTAGGATAAGCATCATTGGTCGATTGCGACAGGTTCACATGGTTGTTTGGGTGGCAATATTCGTACTGGCCTTTTTCGTAGCCCATAATTTCCAATGCCCTGTTGGCAATCACCTCGTTGGCGTTC is part of the Bacteroidales bacterium genome and encodes:
- the aspA gene encoding aspartate ammonia-lyase; protein product: MRQSNAHVAQSAAQYESGRTRIEHDLLGEREVPYEVYYGVQTLRALENFHISGVTINFYHRLVEALAMVKLGSARANFDLGLLEEPVTKAMEQACREIMNGRFIHHFAVDTIQGGAGTSTNMNANEVIANRALEIMGYEKGQYEYCHPNNHVNLSQSTNDAYPTAVKIALINSNKRLINVLMNLIAAFRKKSREFAHVIKMGRTQLQDAVPMTLGQAFEAYAVTLEEEIGRLDQNARLFLEVNMGATAIGTGINSDPEYSDKVIVHLREITGLDLQLAENLVEATQDTGAFVMYSSAVKRLAIKLSKISNDLRLLASGPRAGLNEINLPPMQPGSSIMPGKVNPVIPEVVNQIAFKVIGNDLTVTLAAEAGQLELNVMEPVMVHSILESIEMLKNGMNTFMYRCINGITANEEHCRKMVENSIGLVTALVPFLGYDVSNKLAKDALESGKSVYNLVLEQNLMTKDELETMLNPENMLKPQKMKR